One genomic window of Gossypium hirsutum isolate 1008001.06 chromosome D11, Gossypium_hirsutum_v2.1, whole genome shotgun sequence includes the following:
- the LOC107948407 gene encoding glutathione S-transferase U17-like, with amino-acid sequence MAKSDAEVKVLGTWASPFVMRVRIALNIKSVAYEFLQERLWEGKSELLLKSNPVHRKVPVLIHGDDTICESLIIVQYIDEVWPSAPILPSDPHERATARFWAAYLDDKWFPSLRAIGMAEGEDARKAAIGQVEEGLMLLEEAFGKCSQGQAFFGKDQIGYLDITFGCFLGWLRVTEKMSGIKLLNEINTPALLKWANRFCNDAAVKDVMPETEKLAEFAKMLRGRVRATPTS; translated from the exons ATGGCAAAGAGTGATGCCGAAGTGAAAGTTTTGGGCACATGGGCGAGTCCATTCGTGATGAGGGTAAGGATTGCCCTGAACATCAAGTCTGTGGCCTATGAATTTCTTCAGGAGAGGTTATGGGAAGGCAAAAGCGAGCTTCTCCTCAAATCAAACCCAGTTCACAGAAAGGTCCCTGTCCTCATTCATGGTGATGACACCATCTGTGAGTCTCTCATTATTGTCCAATACATCGATGAGGTTTGGCCTTCTGCTCCCATTCTTCCTTCTGATCCCCATGAACGTGCCACCGCTCGTTTTTGGGCTGCTTATCTTGACGACAAG TGGTTCCCTTCCTTGAGAGCTATTGGTATGGCTGAAGGAGAGGATGCAAGGAAAGCAGCCATAGGGCAAGTGGAGGAAGGGCTGATGCTGTTAGAGGAGGCATTTGGCAAATGCAGCCAAGGGCAGGCATTCTTTGGGAAGGATCAAATTGGATATCTTGACATAACATTTGGGTGCTTTTTGGGGTGGCTAAGAGTGACAGAGAAGATGAGTGGGATCAAGCTGCTTAATGAAATCAACACTCCTGCTCTGCTTAAATGGGCTAACAGATTCTGCAATGATGCCGCCGTGAAAGATGTCATGCCTGAGACCGAAAAGCTTGCGGAGTTTGCTAAGATGCTTAGGGGCAGAGTGAGAGCCACTCCCACATCTTGA